AGCATGATCCATACGAGGCCATCATAGCCATTTCCATAGCAATCGCCGCCAGCGGGCTAATGGAGTATTTCAACAACGAAAAATTATCAAAGCTGCTGTTTGTGGCCTATGCGTTATTATCTGCAGCGTTTCTGCAGTTCGTATTTTTCTTGCCCCTTATGGCCTACGACCTTTTTAAGACCGAAGGCCAAACCCTTACCCTAATGGCCCTTATTCCATATGCCCTGCATTTTAATAGCCTTTCATCTTCATCGGTCTATACGCTTATTATCGTGTTTATAATCGTCTTTCTTTTGAAAGCGCGAGCCATAAACGAGAATAATCTAAGGCAAGACTATATAGACCAAAGGGATTACCTGACTGAAGTTTCCTTGTCTCTTGAGGAAAAAATCAACGAGCTGGTCATTAAGCAGGATATAGATGTAAATTTCGCTACTCTTAACGAGAGAAACAGAATTGCCCGGGAAATACACGACAACGTGGGGCATCTTCTCTCCAGCTCTATACTTCAAATCGGGGCTATCATGGCTGTCAGCAAAGAGGAAAATACCATCAAAAGCCTTGAAGCAGTCAAGGACACCTTAAATGCAGGGATGAATTCCATCCGAGACAGCGTTCATAACCTGCACGATAATTCCATTGACCTCTACGCAGAAATAGATAGGATAATAAAAAACTTCACCTATTGCAAGGTGAAGCTAAGCTACGATATCACCGGAGATATGCCGGCAAAGGCAAAATACTCGATCATCGCCATAATCAAGGAGGCACTTTCAAATGTCATGAAGCATTCAGATGGTGACTTTGTCTCCATCAGCCTATATGAACATCCAAAGCTGTTTCAGCTTATTATATACGATAACGGAAGCAAGAAATCAGATCTTGGAGCTGCTACAGGCATGGGCATAGAAAGCATAAAGCAAAGGGTTTCGTCGCTAGATGGAATCATAAACTTCGATCAGTCAAAAGGTTTTAAGATATTTATTTCGTTTATGAAATCTTAGATTCAACTCAAACAGGGGGGCATATTATGAATATAATCATAGTTGATGACGATAAGCTCGTCTCATCATCTCTAAAGACTATTATAGAATCGAATGAAAATTTCAATGTTTTGGCAACAGCCGATTGCGGAGAGGATGCTATAGCTCTTTATGATATCCATCATCCTGACATCCTATTGATGGACATCAGGATGGGAGAAATGAGCGGACTGGAAGCTGCTGAAAAGATACTTAAAGCTTATCCTAAGGCAAAAATCCTTTTCTTGACCACTTTTGCAGATGACGAGTACATAATAAAAGCTCTAAAGATTGGCGCTAAGGGCTATCTTTTAAAGCAGCACTACAACAGCATAATCCCCGCCCTTAGCTCCGTCTATTCGGGACAGAATGTCTTTGGAGAGGAGATCACAAGCAAGCTGCCTTCAGTGATGTCCAACAACCATAAAAAATGCAATTACAGTGATCACGGCATCTTAGACAAGGAATATGAAATAATAACCTTGGTGTCAAAGGGCCTGTCCAACAAGGAAATAGCAAAAGAGCTATTCTTAAGCGAAGGTACCGTCAGGAATTATATAAGCATTATCCTTGAAAAACTTAAGCTCCGAGACAGAACCCAGCTGGCTATATTTTACTTTAATCATTTGGCGTAAAGTCTTTGCAGCTGAGAGTATAAACTTTTGAGTCAAGATGAGTCAAAAGGGACACTTCTCAATCAAAAGGGACACTTCTCAATTATGCTGATGTGGATATTGCCAATTAGTTGGGAAGTGTCCCCTTTTATTAAGAATAAAGCCCACCACAATATGATGAGCTAAATTGATTTAATGAATTGAAAGCTTCGCTGCATGGGAAAAAGGAATGATGCAATTCCTTTCTGTACATTTGTAGGCATCTTCATCGTGCATTTTGTCTATGGTCTCTTGGGCGTTTAAATGGCCAACCTCAGCAATGACTGTATCCAAAATTTCAATTTCTTCAGGAGTTAATTCTTTAATATGAAAACCTTCAACTGGATGAAACTTATAACCCATACGATCGAAATCATACAGAACCGTTTCAAATTCGATGCCATCCAAATCTAAAATTTGTTCATATCCTTCCGGCACTGCACCCATAGGCAAAGCACTATACACTAAGCCGGTGATAGATCTTCCTCTTCTTTTGTAGCTTACATTATCTCCATACCACAGCATCTTCATTAACTTAACTTTGTGGAGGCTAGAAACTTTCAAAGCATAATAATTGATGATTTCAATCACCTTATTCAAATTCAGCTCTACTCCGCCTGTTATGATGTCATCACCAAAATTTGCATAAAGCGCTTGAATCGAATCCATTAAATAACGGTTTTTCATTCTTCTGAATTCTGAGCTTGCGGCTTTATGATATTTTTTATAAGCTTTATCGGAGATTTCCCCTTTAGCTCTAGTTAACATTTGAAGGAACCATTTAGGGTCAGAATCGATTTTTCTTAGTACATCGTCATGAGCACGATCCTGTATTTGATGGTTTTCATATCTTGTAATTGTAGCTCTCCCCCAATCCAAGATTTCTGAAAAATCCTTTTGACTTACTTCAAACTTATCTCTGATGGCAATGATTTCTTTAGAAGTTAATAGACCTACTTTTTTTCTATAAACATCTTTCATTGCCAGGCTATTTGACTTGATCATATCTTCTGTTTCAAGATATTCATCTGCATGAGCACAATACTCATATATTGCATCAAAGGACACTTCCTCACCTTTGAACTCTTCTGTATCCTCTATGATAACGGTTTGCACTTCATGCTCTTCCATACAGATGAGGCATAATTTCTTTTCATTTTTAATTGTTTTCATTTTTTTCACCTCAAACTTTCTTATATGGAAAGCTACTTCCTTTGAAATCCCACTCTGAGTAATGGAATGACATGACCATTATAAAATTGTTTCCACTGGCCATTGTGCTTACCAGCTCCACTCGTATCTTAATGTACACGTCATCTCCAGAATATTGTTTCCCAAAGACTCGCATGTCACTCCGTTTAGGAAATCTTGTGTCCTTCACTGTTTCAATATATTCCTCGACTGTAAGAAGTGACAGCTCTCTTTTTAATGCTTCTACCTCATCTTCATCTGGAAACAATTGTCCCATCGTATATCTATTTGTATATTTCTTATTACGACCCTGATCAACATTTCTGTCTTTTTGAAAGTTAATTGTCACAGATTCGCTCTGAATTGCGTATATTAGCCTATCTAAATAGGTTTGTACTTCAATTTTAGATTCTTTCCTTTTCTTCTCTATCGTCTGGCTCATCTTTATTATAACACTCCCCATGGGTATGGTCAATATTTTTGGTATCATTTGATACCACAAGCTATTCTATACAATCTCTTAACTTATATTGTAGAGCAAGTATAGAGACAGTTCTCAAATATACAACCATTATTCCATTTATTCGCTTAATTTACAACATATTATTTACTCCACTAAACTTCTTGTTGCATCCATTCTATAAATATGTAATAACGTTTTAAGAACACCTGTTCTTTCATTCCCTCGAAAGGAGTGTTTTCTTTGCCTCGCATAGCCCGTATCAAAGACCCGGAAACCATCCACCATGTTATGTGCCGTTCAATTAGCAGTTAACAGGAACACTTCTCAACTATGCTGATGTGGATATTGCCAATTAGTTGGGAAGTGTCCCCTTTTATTCTTTACATTTCATTTTTACTGCCTGTTTATAACCCATCATGCTTAATTATTAATCATGCTGCCTAAGATTAAGGATGCTTTTACGCACCCTTAGCATCAGTTTTTACGGATAGTTGGGAAGTATCCCCTTTTATTCCCTAGATACTCTAACCATGATCTCATTACGCCTGAACATGGGTGGAATAAATGGTGGGTTATAGAATGCCAGCATGAAATTAGACTCTTTTCGATAACCCTGAGCATCCACCCAAGCCATCAAATTGTCCATCATCTTTTGTTCCTTCGCTTTCCCTGAAGTGCCACTATATCTTATAACTGCAAAAGAACCTTTTTCAAACTTCTTGATACTAAGCAAAGGATTATTTGGCTTGGGAATCTTGTCCCAATGAGCACTGGGCACCACAAAAGCCATCTTCTGTCCTTTACTGGTGACTTCTTCAAACACCGGTATAGTCATCTTGATCTTGGCTTGATCCTGATTGTCTTGACTGATGTAACTAAACAAGGTACCAAACCCATTGTCACTGTACTGATCCATCTTGTTATCATATTCTACAATGTAGAAATCAGAATACTCACGAATCTCGAATTCATTCTCTTTGGAGATCAACTTATAGTCAGGTGTTTCATATGCGCCCATATGCCATCACTTCTTTCCTTGGTTCATATATATTTGAACTGATGCTGGGATGATTAACGCTAAAAACGCATGTATCTTTGTCTTTAAAATCAATAAAATTAGCAGGGCAATACCTAATACTAACCCAAAAATCATTTGACCTCCTGAAACTGCTAAGTCCATTTTAAATTCCCTTTCTTATTTGAAAACGTTTTCTATTTTGTGAGAAGCTTAGGAGGTCTTACACCCCCAAAGCCTAATCATGATACTATTTTCTAAAATGAGGCCCATACTTTGCTGCTACTTTGATTGCCTCAATCATACTTGCAGCACTCACCTTGCCTGTTCCAGCTATATCAAAGGCTGTACCATGATCTACAGAGGTTCTTAAAAACGGCATGTTATTAGTCAGAGATATTGTTCTTTCAAAATCAACCATCTTTGTTGCAATATGTCCCTGATCATGGTATAGAGACAAGACTGCATCATAACTGCCCTTTAATCCAAAGTGAAAAACAGAATCAGCAGGCACTGGTCCCACAACATTAAACCCTCTTTTCTGTGCTTCTTCAATGGCCGGTTGAATTTCGTCAACTTCTTCTCGTCCAAAAAGTCCATGTTCACCACTATGGGGATTCAATCCAGCAATGGCTAGTTTTCCCCCTTTGATTCCTAGTCTTTCTAATGCTACATGGCATCTTTCGATATACTCCAGTACCCGTTCCTTTGTGACCATATCACAGGCTTTCTTGAGAGAGACGTGACGAGATAAGAAAAATACCCTTAAGTTAAATACTTCGAACATTGTTAATGGATCATGTGTATTTGTTAAATCTGCCAGCATCTCAGTATGTCCAATGTAATTGATTTCTCCCGCCTTTAGTGCTTCTTTGTTAATAGGTGTTGTGGCAAGTACATCTATTTTTCCAGCTGATGCCAGTTCTACAGAATGCTTAATATAATCAAATGCAGCCCTACCCGCCATGGCTTGCACCTTACCAAATTCCAG
This genomic window from Alkalibacter saccharofermentans DSM 14828 contains:
- a CDS encoding sensor histidine kinase, giving the protein MGNILNKLIIFIGSAGMLLLEHDPYEAIIAISIAIAASGLMEYFNNEKLSKLLFVAYALLSAAFLQFVFFLPLMAYDLFKTEGQTLTLMALIPYALHFNSLSSSSVYTLIIVFIIVFLLKARAINENNLRQDYIDQRDYLTEVSLSLEEKINELVIKQDIDVNFATLNERNRIAREIHDNVGHLLSSSILQIGAIMAVSKEENTIKSLEAVKDTLNAGMNSIRDSVHNLHDNSIDLYAEIDRIIKNFTYCKVKLSYDITGDMPAKAKYSIIAIIKEALSNVMKHSDGDFVSISLYEHPKLFQLIIYDNGSKKSDLGAATGMGIESIKQRVSSLDGIINFDQSKGFKIFISFMKS
- a CDS encoding response regulator, producing the protein MNIIIVDDDKLVSSSLKTIIESNENFNVLATADCGEDAIALYDIHHPDILLMDIRMGEMSGLEAAEKILKAYPKAKILFLTTFADDEYIIKALKIGAKGYLLKQHYNSIIPALSSVYSGQNVFGEEITSKLPSVMSNNHKKCNYSDHGILDKEYEIITLVSKGLSNKEIAKELFLSEGTVRNYISIILEKLKLRDRTQLAIFYFNHLA
- a CDS encoding type II TA system antitoxin MqsA family protein, whose product is MKTIKNEKKLCLICMEEHEVQTVIIEDTEEFKGEEVSFDAIYEYCAHADEYLETEDMIKSNSLAMKDVYRKKVGLLTSKEIIAIRDKFEVSQKDFSEILDWGRATITRYENHQIQDRAHDDVLRKIDSDPKWFLQMLTRAKGEISDKAYKKYHKAASSEFRRMKNRYLMDSIQALYANFGDDIITGGVELNLNKVIEIINYYALKVSSLHKVKLMKMLWYGDNVSYKRRGRSITGLVYSALPMGAVPEGYEQILDLDGIEFETVLYDFDRMGYKFHPVEGFHIKELTPEEIEILDTVIAEVGHLNAQETIDKMHDEDAYKCTERNCIIPFSHAAKLSIH
- a CDS encoding SOUL family heme-binding protein; the encoded protein is MGAYETPDYKLISKENEFEIREYSDFYIVEYDNKMDQYSDNGFGTLFSYISQDNQDQAKIKMTIPVFEEVTSKGQKMAFVVPSAHWDKIPKPNNPLLSIKKFEKGSFAVIRYSGTSGKAKEQKMMDNLMAWVDAQGYRKESNFMLAFYNPPFIPPMFRRNEIMVRVSRE
- the pdxA gene encoding 4-hydroxythreonine-4-phosphate dehydrogenase PdxA, giving the protein MKRAVVGIPMGDPAGVGPEIIVKALTVKEIHQNSKVVVIGDKETIKQAMEICNIDLQINVIQDVEEGEYKAGILNLIDLNNVDIEKLEFGKVQAMAGRAAFDYIKHSVELASAGKIDVLATTPINKEALKAGEINYIGHTEMLADLTNTHDPLTMFEVFNLRVFFLSRHVSLKKACDMVTKERVLEYIERCHVALERLGIKGGKLAIAGLNPHSGEHGLFGREEVDEIQPAIEEAQKRGFNVVGPVPADSVFHFGLKGSYDAVLSLYHDQGHIATKMVDFERTISLTNNMPFLRTSVDHGTAFDIAGTGKVSAASMIEAIKVAAKYGPHFRK